tttttttcaaacgagaTTAGTAATCCTGAAGAAATAAGATTAATATATAACTCGATACAATTTCTAGTACTCAGCAGTTGATCCTATATATCTAAACTGCTGTGGCTAATCTTTATTCAGAATTTGCTGAGGAGATTTGTTCTTTACTGAGGCAAGAATAAAAACAGCCAGAACAACATTTTACTCTACCCTTAATTACTGGCATTggaaatttaatattttacctCCCAAAGGGTGATGAGTAATGACCCTCCAgcattattaattaatttgtgAAACGTATATTAGACTTTCACGGATATGTGCACGTTATTACCACTGATTAGTCCCGGAAATAATCTGCTGGTGGGTCGTTGAGCTGTCCATTACAATGGCACAAATAGtcaaatattcatttctcaATCTATTAAACTAAAAAAAGGTCAAAGATCATTCTTTAAAGTAAATTGACCCGTCCATATGACGTAAGAGGCACAAGTCTTCCATGCAACAACGTGGGAAAACTACATTGGCACTTTAAGTAAATTCATTTTGCCCTTCTTCAAGTCGAGAGAGATTGGTAAATCATTTGGTAATAATAATGACTATCAAAAGATGTTTCTTTTGGTAATTGTGTTTTAATTAAGTTAAAATGATAAAAgcttatcaaaatttttgatgTACCTTAACACTGATAACAATTAAAAGAATGAACAATACTCCTAATTAAAGTCTACTATATTATATGTTCTTGTCTAGATTATACAAAATGATCAATATTGAAAAATTTCTGATGTATGGAGTCCGATCTAGTACTCTTAGAAAATGACCCTTGTTGAGTCGTCTGATGATTTAATCAAATTGTGGTGCAAATGGTAGTCTATACACCCATTAGGTTACCAAGAACGCGACCCTAGAAGACAAGTCTACCACCCTCGTATCTGCCTTTCCTAACTCCGGCGGTACACCTCTTGCTATCCACCCGTCTTTTTCAGTAAATTATATATACTTGTCCTTGACATCATATTTTAAACTTCAATCTCCTTCATTTGAActagaaaattgcaaaaattgtttCCTTGCCTCAGTCGATCGATCCAAACTACAATCCTTTCCAGAACACCATCTCCCAACTGACTGATTTTCCTCTCTGAAGCCAGGCCTGTCTTGATGACTTTGGCTAAGAGAGTCCCCATCTTTCTGCTCAGGCTCCTGGCCTTGGGAGCTTCGGTCACTGCAGCAGTTGTGATGGTTTCAGCACGTGACTCTGCTCAAGTCTTGAACGTGACCTTTGAAGCAAACTATACCAATTcaccaactttcaagtaagggactctttttccttcttttatttttgtgtttaattCTTTCTGTACATGCAACTGAGGACTAATGGAGAGAGGGAGAAATGTTTTCATATCCCCTCCTTGTCAGCCTGGTATACATTAAATGCTCTACCAGTGACAACTGAGCTAGCCCATCGAAAGTATATTTATGAAATCAAAATATGTTTGGATAcaagattatttgaaaaaagttTTTTTGAGAAGAATATGGCAGTAATTATTGTGATCTGATGCACGTAAAATAAAGTACTAATTGATaattgtgtttatgatgcaacaaaaaaaattttacaaaaaagtTAGCTATCCGAAAACCCCAAATTGTTATGGCTTTGTAACATGCTGTTATCTTCTGGAACAGATACTTTGTGATCATAAATGCAGTGGCAGGTGGCTATACCCTCATAGTACTGTTCTGTCCGTCTAAGGTTTCACTGTTCCGATTCTTGTTAGTCTCAGATTTGGTACGTGATTatcttctttctcttctcttctcttctcttctctcatGATCGATTACTGGCCGTTATGGTAAAATATTGCCTTCTGATCTTTCTTGCATTTATATAGATTGTTACGCTGTTGTTGGATTCAAGCGTTTCAGCTAATATAGCCATCGGTCAAGTGGGAAAGCATGGGAACTCGCACGCTGGCTGGTTACCTATCTGTAATCAAGTTCCAAAGTTTTGTAACCACGTTGCAGGAGCTCTTATTGCTAACTTTGTGGCTTCTTTAGCGTATTTAGTTATTCTTCTTTACTctcttcacattgtcctcaatctTCCCAAACCTTAAAGGTTTATGTCCTCTAGCTCTTATGGagattttgtcttcttcttttcttttcttttttttctctccttttgcTTCAACATTTGCCCTTCAAACTTCTATACAGTAGATGTCATTATCCATCAATGAATACGACTAGATAAATGGCTGCTTGAATTAGCACGCAATAACGTATTGTGTCATGTAGAAAGGAATTGAGATCCTCGTATTATTGGACATTTTTTGGTTTCAAGGGATGAAAAGTCTGTCTTCATTGTCAGTTTGTAACTCTCTCTTCCCGTAGGAAATGAATGGATGATGCTAATGTGCAATTTGAATTTGTTCAACTTACTTGTGCGATttggtttagttttttttttttgtttccttaaaatccaataattattttagttcttcttttgttttcttaaaattcaataactattaactgagtaatacacaaaatttaacaaatttaaaaaatcaaaatgcataaaaaatgagatttttttaatgaattttctgctatattttttaattttctatgacatgttactttttaaaattattgtatttattttttactaagttaatagttattgaatttttaaaaaaattaaaaagaactaaaatacgATGTCcttgaaaatgaaattacaaTATAATAAAATGTGAGACAAACGGTAGCACAAGAAATGAAACAGAAAATCCGTTTCATACGTTGCACTAATCTCAACATAAGACTAACGTTGCTAAAAGCCTATCATTTGCATATTTACGTCTGCCGTGTGTATGAAGATGTGATCATTCAAATAGACAACTAGCAGATCAACTGAAGCTCTTACTGCTAAACGTTCTCAATCTCAATTTGACCATGTTTTATTTCAAACATCTTAGAAGACTTACTTTGATTATCCAAGGACTCGATGTTTCATAAGTTGCTCGTTGAATCGAACCATAACAACAAAACCTTACTTGTGCTCGATAGTTCtgtcaaaagttttttttttttttttttttgtttttgggaaTGTCCAGAGAATTTATgctttttgtaaaaatatgtaaACATCTCTTGTTGTACATGATTGAGTGTACATGAACTTCAAATACTTATTATATAGAGAATGACAATATATAGACTATCACGGTTGAATAtatgacatatatatataatttatattttaaattcaaatttaaattagtTATCGTACATTCACTAAAAGATTAATTTCTAAAGAATACTTGAAAATAGAGTAACAGTGCAACCGTGTAAGTAACAGGCGAGGTGCCCGGATCATGACTTTTCTAGATCCAGGACAGCAAATTTTAACGGGGCCGATCTTGGGCCGAATTGGGTGCTTTCGTATGGACCGAATTCAGGCTCAGCAAAGCTCCTCTAACAAAACCCAGTATCAGGcctgtattattattattattttcatttttaacaGCAAGGGCAATAATATTAGAATTAACTTTTTTATGCATTGACAATATAGTAATTTTCTTACAATAACAATCTTGGATATATGTTATATGTATATgatttgaattttaattttgaattcataTTATATGCTTGTGCAAAAAAACTTTATATTGATACTGACAGTGTACAAAAAAATTATCCACAATACTAACTTGGGTTGCACCTAGAGCACACCCCATCGAGTTTTGGAGAGTAAAAGGTAAAAAATCTCTCccgtttgaattgctattttttgaatttttttataaaaaaatgtatcGTAACGATTTGATAAATTAAAAGAGTGACTAAAAATAGATTCACGaaaaacttaattttttttttgagagaaaaaaacaaTCCAtatcttttgtttttattactGTTCCAATCTAAACTGCAAACATCTTAGACTAATGTACTTTCTCGGCCGCAGAATTCATGCTAAAAGTGAAGAATGATGATAATTAACGAAGATCTTGCTAGAGTGAAAATttgagcttctttttttttaatttaattaacGAAGCCTATAAAAACATTACAAGATGTTTTGATAAAGGAAAAGGAATTTGAGCTTCAAATCATCCATTTTCTGATATTGAGTCCTGGCTCGATTTCGCTTCTAACAAAACAAAAGGCAGTCAATTTTCTATCTTAGTGAGTCCGACCGAAAGGAAGGGCAGAATCTACCACTTGCCCACCGCATATCCAATTTGTCCATGTCAAATCCCAAAGAATCGAGGCAGCGGTGACAATTGTCAGGGGGTAAAGGTACCCCGCTAAAATCAGCTTTCTGCAGTTACGCAGCGCAAGTGACCTTACCAAAAATAAAGAGAGTCCAAATGAAACTCCCACCACAAAAAATTCAATACAGCCAACTATTAAAATGGTTAAACGGACCATGCCAGCCATAATATCTATCCAGTGTCCCTTCACTTCTTCTTTCTGGGATGTGTTACCTAAGAGGGCATTAACAGAATTAACTAAATATTCTAGCACTTCCACCTGGAGAAAGATCAGTAAGGAAAGATGAGTTGTAGAACAGGAGCACTCATAACCACCAGTCATTTTGCTTGCACTTcaatttttgatgatttcaAGGTGTCCACCGAGTTTCGTCGTCCCAAGTCATGTTCAAGTGTTCGGATTCAGTGCTCTTCTTCGAGCCCAGACCTGCATGTTACTACTGGTAATCCCAACTCATTCAACTTTTCTTGTTCTCTCTTCAAATTTGCGGTGCCTTAGATTCAAGATTCTGAATTCACTGCTGTTTTTCTGCATTCGTCAACTGAGGCTTCTGATGCCCCTGTGTTTGTTCCTCCtgttctttttctcctttccgGACCTTCCAGTTTGCATGACCATAAAATTCGTCTTAATCTGATCTTTGATTAACAGAGAAATTTGGGAATGATGCTTCATTGACTGGTGGAGCATATGACTTCGAAAAGGCAACAACATCCCTTACTCAGAAATTATTATTTACTCCCAAGAAGGTTACCCTTGTTCGCCATGGTCTCAGCACTTGGAATGAAGAAGGTAGAGTTCAGGTTTGTTGGCCTTGATTTGAAattccacttttcttttaactttATCTCATGCTTCCGTGGCTTCTCTACTTCTGCTTAAGCTCATTTTGCTCTATCTGCTAGACTACTGGATCAGTTGTACTGATTTGATTTATATTAAAGTAAGTTTTGTTCTGTCTTAATTAAGAATTCTTGGTAGTTTTAAACCTGTAAATTCAGAGATTATTTGGTGTAGCACCTAGGTTGCAGAATTCAGATTGTCTTATGATAGTCTATCTAGCTGCAAGGCTGCAACTGTAATTCTAAATTTAGCAAAACATGTCAAAACAATAATCACAAGAAACAAACATTATGATAGAGGGAAAAAGATTGGCAAAAATATATGGTAGATGGAGTTTACAGAACAACCATGAATACAGTGCATGTATATCCTTTAAAACTCAGTAGCTATAGATCCCTGATCTCATGTGAATGTGGTATACTTTGTTGTATTAGTAAAATTCAATTTGCGGGCCTAACGACAAAAATCATTTGCTTTACTGTTGTTCCAGCATAATTGCCTATTCACTATTTCTGATCAGCTATTGCCATTGTGTTGCTTTAGGGAAGCTCAAATCTCTCCACTTTAACTGAAACTGGAGTGGCTCAAGCAGAGAGGTGCAAGAAAGCATTAGTTGATACGCACTTCGATCAATGTTTCTCCAGTCCAATATCACGTGCCAAGGTCCAAAAAATAAGATTTAGTTTGTATTTTGTGTGTGCTTCAGCGGATGATCCTATCCCTTAATTGCCACTCTGTAATGCAGTCCACAGCTGAAATTATATGGCAAGGTAGGGAGCAGCCTTTGGTTTTTCTTGATTCGCTGAAGGAGGCCCATCTATTTTTCCTCGAAGGGATGAAAAATGGTCagtcttcttttgttttggacGCGTTCATTCCTTTCCTATTTGTGAATTAATTGAGTTTGTCCATAGATAAGATACGAGTCATTTATAACTTTGATGTAATGCTTCACTATATATTCCTCTgcaatatttttcattttcctaaATCACATTTAGTATCTGGAGGCAGTGGATGCTTTGCGGATGTATCCAAAGGAGTATTCAACATGGAGAGAAGATCCATCAAATTTTATTGTGAATGGTGTCTATCCAGTTCGGAAACTTTGGGACACAGCAAGTGATGCTTGGAAAGAAATCTTACTTACGCCTGTAAGATTCTTGTAGTTGCTGTGCATTTCTAGTTATTGCACTGAGATCTGCATTGATTATCTTTCTGAAATTTTCTTGGCTGTGTGGTTTGTGAAACAGGGAGAGAATTTTTTGGTTGTAACGCACAAATCAATGTTGAGAGCACTGATCTGCATTGCTCTTGGACTAGGCCCAGAGAGGTATTCATTACTTGACAAGAGTAACTTGAATAGTCTGTTGCACCTTGTATAAGTGACTAGTAGTATCAATCATTCTTCCTCAATAGAATTTCTACAAGCCAAAGTCCTTGCAGGATGGGGATAATGTCTCACAATCTTGCGTGAAATGTCTTCTTATGTCATGTCTATCGTATTTTGCAAGATACTGCCTGCCCTTTTAATAGCATTTTTACCTTTCAACAGTTTTGAGTAACTTGACTCATTCAGCAGTTCCGGGTTAACTGCTTTGCATTCTTTCAGGTTCCGTGCGGTCGACATAAATAACGGTGGGCTATCTGTGTTCAACTTCAACAAACAAGGGGAGGCAATGCTTCAATCATTAAATATGACAGCTCATATGTACACTGATCACATCTACAGGTATCAGAAAAAAGTGAAATGAATGAAGTAATTGAACAGAAACAAGACCATAATCTACTAGCAAAGTTGTTGATCAGAAAAAAGCCAAGTTATCCGTGAACGTTGATCAGAAACAAGCCAAGTTTGTCGTCCAAGAGTCTGGGAAGCAGGCAAAGAGTAAGAAAGAAGCTGAGAGATTGGAAAGAGGCAGTTCCTGTAGACAGATTTTTGATGTCGAATATAATACTAGAGCTTAGTGACCATATAACCTTTTCTCATTGTACTTTCTTTTAGTCTAATGCAATTCAGAAGCAACAAGATACGAGATTTCCAATTCACATGCTTTCTTGCTTTACGTGAGAAGTTCTCTTTTGATTTCACCTAGTACTTAGAATATTAAACTACAACAGATTGCATAAATTATGGCTTGGTGTAGTTGTATGTGGCCGCTTTACTTCTTATAATGCTGTGTTCTTACAATATTTAGGATAAGCACACACAATATACacttttaacaaataaaaaatgaaaatctataatgtaaatatacataaaaataTAGACAAAGAAGAATAAATTGCTAAAGTAACACCGAATACCATCCAGAAATTAATCCAACAGCACCAAGTTAATTCATATTTTCAGCATCGAGCTAGATGTAGCTAATTATGTATTCATGAATTACCGTATCAATCGCCTATTCTACTGTTTATCCCTGCTACAACACATTTGGAGGATAAAATCAAAGCTACACGATTAGGAATTTGGAGACTCTGAGCCGGATTTGATGTGTTCTTGAAGAAGCAAAAAGAACATATTCAAGTTAATGAGAGAGCCTAAAATGGTACCAGTATACATTAAAAGAATATCTGCTGCATCAGCCTTCCGGAATTCAATTGAAAGTCTTGGTGGGAGAATGCATGAAGAGAGACTTTCATGTTAGTAACCTGTCCATCTTCGCTTGATGAATGAAAAGCTTTCTCAGCAACCAGACACTTTTGTCTTCAATGGAAACAGAACACTTGCACAGACTTCACCGTACCAAATCCTTCTTAGAGCCGGCTCGCATCTCAAACTCCTCAAACAAGTCCATGCCCACATCATCACCACCGGCCGGAACCACCATCTCCCGCTGCTCACTAAGCTTGCCACCTCAGCCATCAGTTCTGGCGCCATCCTGTACGCCCAGAAGCTCTTCCTCTGTGCTCCAACTGTTGACGGTTTTCTCCTCTCTTCCCTCATCACCGCCGCCTCAAAATCCCACTTCCCACTCCAAACCATCCTCTTCTATCGCCACATGCTTGCGCGTAACATCTCCCCTACTAACTACACATATACTTCTGTGATTAAGGCTTGCGCTCAATTACAGGACCCGAGAACTGGTAGAGTTGTTCATTGCCATGTTTTGACTAATGGGTTCAGTTTGGATCAATTTGTTCAAGCTGCATTAGTGAGTTTTTACTCTAAAATTAGGGAATTAAAATTTGCGAGGAAGatgttcgatgaaatgccccAGAAGAGTATTGTCTCGTGGAATTCTATGATTTCAGGTTATGAACAGAATGGATTTGCAGATGAAGCAATCATGCTGTTTGCTAAAATGAGAGAGTTAGGTGTTCAGTTTGATTCTGCTACTCTTGTAAGTGTGTTATCAGCTTGCGCGGACACGGGGGCACTTGAATTGGGAAGTTGGGTTCATGATTATGTGAAGAGCAGTCCGATTAGTTTAGATGTGGTTCTTGGTACTGCGCTGATTAATATGTATGCCAAGTGTGGGAATGTGAGGAAAGCTCGGGGAGTTTTTGATCTAATGGATGAGCCCAATGTCATGGCTTGGACTGCCATGATCTCAGGTTATGGAATGCATGGTTTCGGTAAAGAAGCTATTGATTTATTTCGACTGATGATAAATCAGGGAATCTATCCAAATGAAATTACTTTTGTTGCTGTATTGTCTGCATGTGCTCACGCTGGGCTAGTCCAGGAGGGCCGTGAGGCATTTGCTATCATGAAGAATTATGGTATGATGCCGGGCACAGAGCATCATGTTTGCATGGTTGATATGTTTGGGAGGATGGGTTTGCTCAGTGAAGCATATCACTATATCAAGGATCTGTTTCCTTTCCAGCCAGCACCGGCAGTTTGGACTGCTATGCTTGGGGCTTGCAAATTGCACAAAAATTATGATCTTGGTGTAGAAGTTGCTGATAATCTTTTTGCTGCGGAACCTGACAATGCAGGACACTACGTTTTGCTTTCAAATATGTATGCGTTGGCTGGACAGATGGAACGTGTTGAAATGGTTAGAAATGCCATGATAAGTAAAGAGTTGAAGAAACCAGTTGGTTACAGCATCATAGAGATTGATCAGAAGGCACATCTTTTTAGCACTGGTGGCATGCCTCACCCTGAGAGCATGGCGATACTTCAATTCTTGGACGAATTGGTTCAGCAGATCAAGGCAGCATGTTATGTACCAGTTTCTGAAGCTATTATGCACGAGTtagaggaagaagagaaggaatgtGCCCTTAGATACCACAGCGAGAAGTTTGCTGTAGCTTTCGGACTCTTGAAAACAAGGCAGGGGCTCGTATTCGAATTGTGAAAAACTTGCGAATCTGCGAGGATTGCCACATGGCTATCAAGTACATTTCATTAGTATCCAAAAGAGAAATTTGTGTTCGAGACAAGCTTCGCTTTCATCATTTTAAAGATGGCTCCTGTTCTTGCAAGGATTTCTGGTGATGTACTGCTGGATCAACTGTCAAGAATTAGCATGTTTCAGCATAGATTGACATGAGAGTTACTTATAAAACTTGTCCAAATTTTGCCAGTTTGCTCTTACAACAAATTTACCAACACAGATAATAAAATTTGTAATATTAGTAGTATTTTGGCACAACAGTTGTCAAAGGGAATTATTCGTATATGGTTGCTGGAGTGTCAAATTTTGCCTTGACCAGTAGCTTGGTGCCTAAGAGCAGCCTTCCCACAGTGATCTTTAACAGTAGTAGTATAATACAGTATAGTATACACCAACCACGGGAGTATTAATTAACATTTGGCGGCGCCATCTGGGATTATGTGGGCAAATGCGAGTGAAGCGCGTGCGAGGACGCAGGGCGTCCCGAGTGTGGTTCAGGAGTTCCGTGGCCTCTGTAAATTGTAATGCGATGTGTCAGTGGAAAGAAAAGCAGTTCGCCAGTTCACTCAGCCGATGGACGTCTTGGCGCGACGTGTAATGTGGAATTTTTGGTTTATCTGTTTctgcttttctttgttttctggTTTATCTGTTTCATCGATCATTCGTGATGAAAAAGATAAATTAGCCACTGTACATTTACTGTTTTTGATAGCCAGCTACTGGGAAAAAAGTTGTTTTTTTTCTTACATCATAAATATTTTTtcattatcattttatttttcaatcattatCACTTTAATATCATTTGTGTCACgtcataaaaaatttagaaagttTTTTTCCGAATAATCTTTCATCTACCTTTTAAGAACTGGATTAACAATCTTCAATTAAGTATTAGTGTGGTTACATCTTGTTTTTAGCTAGATAGAAAGCAGTTGGTACAGAACAAACTGGGATGGTTAGGTAGAGTTGAATTCTCACTGGTGAAGAAAAGTGTAGTTGTTTGGGGTTCTTGACTGCGTAATTCTTTCATCAACGGGTGTTAATTCATGGACCTTGAGAAAagtaaattataaaattatttattatttataattttattaaaaaattagaaaaaaaaagttcgTATGAAACAAAACGTATTGTACTATTACTATATTAAGAAGAAAATTTCAACCGAATCATTATTCTTTTGAGAAAAAACTTAGACGATAAAGGACACATAATTGATTAACATGCAGAATAAGAAAAAATGTAATCAAGCAAGTAATAAGACAATTATGAGATCCAAAGATTCAAATTATTTGAAGTTTTACAAGAAAAAAGCCTAgtaattgtaaattatttgactCTTCCTATCTCATTTATTTATACATAACGTACCAAGGGATCATATCTTACATCTAGCACAACTAAGCATGAGATCCAAAGATCATGCTGGAAGAGCAATGCCTACTCGGACTGTGATTTTTTGTCGAACAAttcttatattttttgtaaatctattttcaatcattttttcaagtatatcaaattattataatattttttttttacaaaatttttttaaaaataacaatttaaacgAGAATTTCGCTTAACACGACGGTATTAATTTTGGTATTGAATTT
This portion of the Coffea arabica cultivar ET-39 chromosome 2e, Coffea Arabica ET-39 HiFi, whole genome shotgun sequence genome encodes:
- the LOC113730994 gene encoding CASP-like protein 1C1, with the protein product MTLAKRVPIFLLRLLALGASVTAAVVMVSARDSAQVLNVTFEANYTNSPTFKYFVIINAVAGGYTLIVLFCPSKVSLFRFLLVSDLIVTLLLDSSVSANIAIGQVGKHGNSHAGWLPICNQVPKFCNHVAGALIANFVASLAYLVILLYSLHIVLNLPKP
- the LOC113730972 gene encoding probable 2-carboxy-D-arabinitol-1-phosphatase; this translates as MSCRTGALITTSHFACTSIFDDFKVSTEFRRPKSCSSVRIQCSSSSPDLHVTTEKFGNDASLTGGAYDFEKATTSLTQKLLFTPKKVTLVRHGLSTWNEEGRVQGSSNLSTLTETGVAQAERCKKALVDTHFDQCFSSPISRAKSTAEIIWQGREQPLVFLDSLKEAHLFFLEGMKNVDALRMYPKEYSTWREDPSNFIVNGVYPVRKLWDTASDAWKEILLTPGENFLVVTHKSMLRALICIALGLGPERFRAVDINNGGLSVFNFNKQGEAMLQSLNMTAHMYTDHIYRYQKKVK